In one window of Deinococcus ruber DNA:
- a CDS encoding AAA family ATPase, producing the protein MLTIHTLGHVYITLAGKTIPVSAKALALITYLYLEKLPQHRERLADLLWNTPLSRKNLRVELARIRSAGLNIFPSSHQLLQLDEATSDFEPWCAQFNQNMNQPQLTAALATLRGIPLTGLEDLGGSTFQTWVDQQRWLMIQQVEHHLSRAYWRYARENQTWATRLISERAEALGLENPADALPETFEDAPPASKPVSDEPAVMSHRIRAIHFERPAEDAALQQAFRRATEHSQLILLHGPAGSGKSYLSERVARQFGWYIVRVPSLRSCRFVLASVAQSLLACCDPQDVQALQHVLLHPASLEEDVVKVGYALSRVPKQVLLLFEQAQDAPADLIPLMEFLFRAAGSSQRIFLISGRDCPIHVPLARALLHRIERSSSLELELSPLSNLSVQRALEAQFPFEPKQRLRVYAARLLQRSDGNPLHLLSLLDQAPTFEAVYTLSLPQSLRDSYDSEIDACSPELQQALKRLSVIYGRFDRRVARAVLPDLPLTQVDALLAQAVSRRLLVEADPEQPVHWSQGVAEPTGAYPSEFVFRTEGLRMTITSPLTASLRQEIRRRLMVAYADVLPGHAAYYARRAHLAEEALRLERLYHHRLPIDSPLLCPPELHPRLDGSVAPYSDLALAPHSDLAPDLETHVGGPPDPQLSRQTYSVYRSGHELSIVSSNRYGLPSTLRIEFPLPISGPPGPGLQVRWRLDLYRGGEELGPTCAPFPLRLSAAGSQTAHVLTPGGQGCYTEDGTVHQLEGAFVAGGWSEHCFALTPQELSARTLELSVRAVDVVLTIAELRWNGHSLLGEQPVSVMVPSPPRRMLSRE; encoded by the coding sequence ATGTTGACCATTCATACGCTTGGACACGTCTATATCACGCTTGCAGGCAAGACCATCCCTGTTTCGGCCAAAGCCCTCGCGCTGATCACCTATCTATACCTGGAGAAGTTGCCGCAGCACCGCGAGCGTCTGGCAGATCTGCTGTGGAACACGCCGCTGTCACGCAAGAATCTGCGGGTGGAACTGGCGCGAATTCGCTCGGCGGGCCTGAATATCTTTCCGTCCAGCCACCAGCTTTTGCAGCTCGACGAGGCCACCAGCGACTTTGAACCGTGGTGCGCCCAGTTCAATCAGAACATGAATCAGCCCCAGTTGACTGCCGCGCTCGCCACCCTGCGCGGCATTCCTCTGACCGGCCTGGAAGACCTGGGAGGCTCGACTTTTCAGACCTGGGTCGATCAGCAGCGCTGGCTGATGATTCAGCAGGTCGAACATCATCTGAGCCGTGCATACTGGCGCTATGCCCGCGAAAATCAGACCTGGGCCACCCGGCTGATCTCCGAGCGGGCCGAGGCACTGGGGCTGGAAAACCCGGCAGACGCGCTGCCAGAGACCTTTGAAGACGCGCCGCCCGCTTCCAAGCCCGTCAGCGACGAACCCGCCGTCATGTCACACCGCATCCGGGCCATCCACTTCGAACGGCCTGCCGAGGATGCGGCGCTTCAGCAGGCATTTCGGCGGGCCACCGAGCATTCACAGCTGATTCTGCTGCACGGCCCGGCTGGAAGCGGCAAAAGCTATCTGAGCGAGCGCGTGGCCCGGCAGTTCGGCTGGTACATCGTCCGGGTTCCCAGCCTGCGCTCGTGCCGCTTCGTGCTGGCGAGCGTGGCCCAGTCGCTGCTGGCCTGCTGCGATCCTCAGGACGTTCAGGCGCTTCAGCATGTGCTGCTTCATCCGGCGTCGCTGGAAGAGGACGTGGTGAAGGTGGGATACGCGCTCTCCAGGGTGCCGAAACAGGTGCTGCTGCTGTTCGAGCAGGCCCAGGACGCGCCCGCCGACCTGATTCCTCTGATGGAGTTTCTGTTCCGGGCGGCTGGCAGCAGTCAGCGGATCTTTCTGATTTCGGGCCGTGACTGCCCGATTCATGTTCCGCTGGCCCGCGCCCTGCTTCACCGAATCGAGCGTTCGTCGTCGCTGGAACTGGAACTGTCGCCACTGTCCAATCTGAGCGTGCAGCGGGCGCTGGAGGCGCAGTTTCCCTTCGAGCCGAAACAGCGGCTGCGGGTGTATGCGGCCCGGCTTTTACAGCGCAGCGACGGCAATCCGCTGCACCTGCTCAGTCTGCTCGACCAGGCACCCACCTTCGAGGCGGTGTATACCCTGTCGCTGCCGCAGAGCCTGCGTGACAGCTATGACAGCGAAATCGACGCGTGTTCCCCCGAGCTTCAGCAGGCGCTCAAGCGCCTCAGCGTGATCTATGGACGCTTCGACCGCCGGGTGGCGAGGGCCGTGCTGCCCGATCTGCCGCTGACACAGGTAGACGCGCTGCTGGCGCAGGCCGTCAGCCGCCGCCTGCTGGTCGAAGCCGATCCGGAACAGCCTGTGCACTGGTCGCAGGGGGTGGCCGAGCCGACAGGTGCTTATCCGTCCGAATTCGTGTTCCGCACCGAGGGCCTGAGAATGACCATCACCAGCCCTCTGACCGCCTCGCTGCGCCAGGAAATCCGTCGCCGCCTGATGGTGGCCTACGCCGATGTGCTGCCGGGTCACGCCGCGTACTATGCCCGCCGCGCCCATCTCGCCGAGGAAGCGCTGCGCCTGGAACGCCTGTACCATCACCGGCTCCCCATCGACAGCCCGCTGCTGTGCCCGCCGGAACTGCACCCGCGTCTCGACGGTTCGGTTGCACCGTACAGCGACCTTGCCCTTGCGCCGCACAGCGACCTTGCCCCCGACCTGGAAACGCATGTGGGCGGCCCGCCCGACCCGCAGCTTTCGCGTCAGACGTATTCGGTGTACCGCAGCGGCCACGAACTGAGCATCGTGAGCTCCAACCGCTACGGTCTGCCGTCCACCCTCCGCATCGAGTTTCCACTGCCGATCAGCGGCCCGCCCGGCCCTGGCCTTCAGGTTCGCTGGCGACTCGACCTGTACCGGGGCGGCGAGGAACTGGGGCCAACGTGTGCGCCCTTCCCCCTGCGCCTGAGCGCTGCCGGGTCACAGACGGCGCACGTCCTGACGCCCGGCGGCCAGGGCTGCTACACCGAAGACGGCACCGTTCACCAGCTGGAGGGCGCTTTTGTGGCAGGCGGATGGTCGGAACACTGCTTTGCGCTGACGCCGCAGGAACTGTCGGCCCGCACGCTGGAACTGAGTGTGCGGGCCGTAGACGTGGTGCTGACCATTGCCGAGCTGCGCTGGAACGGCCATTCTCTGCTGGGAGAACAGCCGGTATCGGTCATGGTCCCGTCTCCGCCCCGCCGGATGCTGTCTCGCGAATAG
- the glf gene encoding UDP-galactopyranose mutase: protein MTERPDLNDSSGAQSAETGFDYLIVGAGFAGAVLAERLARGAGKRVLIVDKRPHIGGNAYDRYDDAGILIHPYGPHIFHTNSQDVFEYLSRFTAWRPYQHRVLASVDGQQVPLPINLDTVNRLYGLNLTSFEVQGFFESVAEPLEHVRTSEDVVVSRVGRELYNKFFRGYTRKQWGLDPSELDASVTARIPTRTNRDDRYFTDTFQAMPLHGYTRLFERMLDHPRIKVMLNTDYREIQALFPWKHMIYTGPVDAFFEYRYGRLPYRSLEFIHETHPVEQFQAVGTVNYPNDYAYTRVSEFKHLTGQNHPQTSVVYEIPQADGDPYYPVPRPENAELYRRYERDADAVANVTFVGRLATYRYYNMDQVVAQALATYRRLMEAAQTGLREPVAG, encoded by the coding sequence ATGACTGAACGACCCGACCTGAACGACAGCAGCGGCGCACAGTCTGCCGAAACGGGATTCGATTATCTGATCGTCGGGGCGGGGTTTGCCGGGGCGGTTCTGGCAGAGCGGCTGGCCCGTGGCGCAGGCAAGCGCGTCCTGATCGTCGATAAGCGTCCACACATCGGCGGAAATGCCTACGACCGCTACGACGACGCGGGCATTCTGATTCACCCGTATGGGCCGCACATCTTTCATACCAACAGCCAGGACGTCTTCGAATACCTGTCGCGCTTTACTGCGTGGCGGCCCTATCAGCACCGGGTACTTGCCAGCGTCGACGGACAGCAGGTGCCGCTACCTATCAATCTCGACACGGTGAATAGGCTGTATGGCCTGAACCTGACCTCCTTCGAGGTGCAGGGCTTTTTCGAATCGGTCGCGGAGCCGCTGGAACACGTACGGACCAGCGAAGACGTGGTGGTGAGCCGGGTGGGCCGCGAACTGTACAACAAGTTCTTCCGGGGATACACCCGCAAGCAGTGGGGCCTCGATCCCAGCGAGCTCGACGCCTCTGTCACCGCGCGAATTCCGACCCGCACAAACCGCGATGACCGCTATTTCACCGATACCTTTCAGGCCATGCCGCTGCACGGCTACACCCGCCTGTTCGAACGCATGCTCGACCATCCGCGCATCAAAGTGATGCTCAATACCGATTACCGCGAAATTCAGGCGCTGTTTCCCTGGAAGCACATGATCTATACCGGCCCGGTCGATGCTTTTTTCGAGTACCGCTATGGCCGTCTGCCGTACCGAAGTCTGGAATTCATCCACGAAACGCACCCGGTCGAGCAGTTTCAGGCGGTGGGCACCGTCAATTATCCCAACGATTACGCCTATACCCGTGTTAGCGAATTCAAGCACCTGACCGGACAGAACCACCCGCAGACCAGCGTGGTCTACGAGATTCCGCAGGCCGACGGCGACCCGTATTACCCGGTGCCGCGCCCGGAAAATGCAGAGTTGTACCGGCGCTATGAACGCGACGCCGACGCGGTGGCGAACGTCACCTTCGTCGGGCGTCTCGCCACGTACCGCTACTACAACATGGATCAGGTGGTGGCTCAGGCGCTCGCCACGTACCGCCGCCTGATGGAAGCTGCTCAGACGGGTCTACGCGAACCCGTTGCAGGCTGA
- a CDS encoding exopolysaccharide biosynthesis polyprenyl glycosylphosphotransferase, producing the protein MSSPIPALPLNMSRLPLSWRALLNTAVLTIGDVLALGLPLALASQLVPWHPSGVSSAHWIAVAIVVWLCAARLLHITPTWGASAPSEIKGLTELTLLVFISLAGLEFLKPQTEVAEVLSLLLGMLLAWPLLIVTRPVLRRLLKQARLWGVPVVVYGGAQTGTRITQALLANPDYGYHPVGVFDDDPALQHTLIAGVPVLGSTLQAAPAVSVAILAVPGLSPEAVQRLLDGPLDRYRRVILLPDIVEMEPLWIQVRDCGGMTGLDMERPLLDPLTLAGKRLFDVLGVVLLAVPVLAVCVLIALALWLETRTSPLFFQQRVGRDGRMFTAWKFRTMLPNAEEVLRRTLEQQPELRAEWEATFKLRRDPRITRLGAVLRRTSLDELPQLMNVLRGEMSLVGPRPLPSYHCAELPQLVQTLRARVRPGMTGLWQVSGRSDAGNSGMVRWDSYYVRNWSIWLDLVILIRTVQVVVRGVGAY; encoded by the coding sequence GTGTCTTCCCCCATCCCCGCGTTGCCGCTGAACATGTCGAGGCTGCCGCTGTCGTGGCGTGCCCTGCTGAACACGGCGGTACTGACCATCGGCGACGTGCTGGCCCTGGGCCTTCCGCTCGCCCTCGCCTCTCAACTCGTTCCGTGGCATCCGAGCGGCGTCTCGTCGGCGCACTGGATTGCCGTGGCCATCGTCGTGTGGCTGTGCGCTGCCCGGCTGCTGCACATCACGCCCACCTGGGGTGCCAGTGCGCCGAGCGAGATCAAGGGCCTGACCGAACTGACGCTGCTGGTGTTCATCAGTCTGGCGGGCCTGGAGTTTCTCAAGCCGCAGACCGAAGTGGCGGAGGTGCTGTCGCTGCTGCTGGGCATGCTGCTGGCGTGGCCGCTGCTGATCGTGACCCGGCCTGTGCTGCGCCGTCTGCTCAAGCAGGCGCGTCTGTGGGGCGTGCCGGTCGTGGTGTACGGGGGGGCGCAGACCGGCACGCGCATTACCCAGGCACTGCTGGCGAATCCGGATTACGGGTATCACCCGGTTGGCGTCTTCGACGACGATCCGGCGCTCCAGCACACCCTGATTGCTGGCGTGCCGGTGCTGGGTTCGACCTTGCAGGCCGCGCCTGCCGTGTCGGTGGCGATTCTGGCGGTGCCTGGCCTGTCACCCGAGGCTGTGCAGCGCCTGCTCGACGGGCCGCTCGACCGGTACCGCCGCGTCATTCTGCTGCCCGACATCGTCGAGATGGAGCCGCTGTGGATTCAGGTACGCGACTGCGGCGGCATGACCGGGCTGGATATGGAGCGGCCTCTGCTCGACCCGCTGACCCTGGCCGGAAAGCGGCTCTTCGATGTGCTGGGCGTGGTGCTGCTGGCGGTGCCGGTGCTGGCGGTGTGTGTGCTGATCGCGCTGGCGCTGTGGCTGGAAACCCGCACCAGTCCGCTGTTCTTCCAGCAGCGGGTGGGGCGCGACGGACGGATGTTCACCGCCTGGAAGTTCCGGACCATGCTGCCGAACGCCGAGGAAGTGCTGCGCCGCACGCTGGAGCAGCAGCCCGAGCTGCGTGCAGAGTGGGAAGCGACCTTCAAGCTGCGCCGCGATCCGCGTATTACCCGGCTGGGAGCGGTGCTGCGCCGCACCAGTCTCGACGAGTTGCCGCAGCTGATGAACGTGCTGCGGGGCGAGATGTCGCTGGTTGGCCCCCGACCCCTGCCCAGCTATCACTGCGCGGAACTGCCGCAGCTGGTGCAGACGCTGCGGGCGCGGGTGCGGCCCGGCATGACCGGACTGTGGCAGGTGTCGGGCCGTTCCGATGCGGGCAACAGCGGCATGGTGCGCTGGGACAGCTATTACGTCAGGAACTGGTCGATCTGGCTCGATCTGGTCATTCTCATCCGCACGGTGCAGGTGGTGGTGCGGGGTGTGGGCGCGTACTGA
- a CDS encoding NPCBM/NEW2 domain-containing protein: protein MKQSRPLLRTFRRAVTALGLTAALFGCATTPDSPDTSAGTDYPYPAGQDFSWSDVPTPGEAANELSRPWTGLRLKSLSIASLNYLSDITWTSATNGYGPIEIDKSNNTSAGNDGHPLTIGGQVFAKGLGMHAAADVRYTLGGACTTFNASVGVDDEVGSRGSVVFEVWNGTTTLLYSSGLLTGADVAKPVSLDISGVQTLRLVVTDGGNGITNDHADWADAQVMCSATQPSGEKFLSDLTPVSAVNGYGPYELNRSNNERAAGDGHILTLNGTSYPKGLGVHAQSQLVYDLGGTCSSFSAEVGVDDEVGTRGSVVFQVFADDIPLFDSGILTGPDPTRSVSVDISGKKLLKLVVTDGGNGITNDHADWANAKVGCSVVQSSVDSVTVSPATVAMSQGGSQQLTAEVKGSGSFDPGVTWSTSNAQVVSVSSTGLINALAPGTAAITATSTSDASKSGTSQITVSAVSMLPPGGILINFQPASSAVPVGYTADTGLPYSDQRGYGWVREDSLGSNPAVPLDISPNTRDRALVGIDARLNTFVHMQFPSNVSSTTAVRTPAAWEYALPNGVYSVTVSVGDSSNSVDSSHLINIEGQLAIPAFTPILSKKFVAATLRANVTDGKLTIDARGGTNTKLDYVIIRPGNQPSIRSSSPQDAQTMVPTTVSLTADVNLPNSAIDLATLTPSSVKLTDAGTNIAIPASINTSGGGDAIVLKPSSPLDANTKYVFEITSDLKDTTGASFLPLRSTFTTGMSTTGSGVAFEQLTLPTVPAKPYTSLEIGPDNQLYAATLTGEILRFGMFSDGTLSAPQVITSVQTANGGPRTIIGMKFDPASTADNLILWISNNYFWDGSSDAPDWSGKITRLSGPNLENVQDYVVGLPRSIRDHQTNSVSFHASEPNVLYVLQGSNTAMGAPDTAWGNRPERLLSGSILRIDLSKITSPPLNVKTSEGGLYNPYTADAPLSIYASGIRNAFDMVWHSNGQLYVPANGSAAGGNTPGTPATLPASCSTRPDGPYTGPAVPALTNIGVEHDFLFRVTQGGYYGHPNPARCEWVMNGGNPTTATDVGEVPEYPVGTLPDRNYRGFSYDFGEHASPNGVIEEYTTSQTSALRNKLLVVRYSAGKDIIVLTPGGPNLDIVSAQTYVTGLSNFNPSPIDLSEDRTTGHIYVAQLDEITGSGTITLVRLK, encoded by the coding sequence ATGAAGCAGTCCAGACCACTCCTCAGGACATTCCGGCGTGCGGTCACGGCGCTGGGGCTGACTGCCGCGCTGTTCGGCTGCGCGACCACCCCCGATTCGCCAGACACCTCAGCCGGAACCGACTATCCGTATCCCGCCGGGCAGGATTTCTCGTGGTCAGACGTACCGACGCCCGGCGAAGCCGCCAACGAACTCAGTCGCCCCTGGACGGGTCTTCGCCTCAAGTCGCTCAGCATCGCAAGCCTCAATTACCTGAGCGACATCACCTGGACTTCGGCCACCAACGGGTACGGCCCCATCGAGATCGACAAGAGCAACAACACCAGCGCGGGAAACGACGGACACCCGCTGACCATCGGCGGGCAGGTCTTTGCCAAGGGGCTGGGCATGCACGCCGCCGCCGACGTGCGCTACACGCTGGGTGGAGCCTGCACCACCTTCAATGCCAGCGTGGGTGTCGATGACGAAGTGGGCAGCCGGGGCAGCGTGGTCTTCGAGGTCTGGAACGGCACCACCACCCTGCTGTACAGCAGCGGCCTGCTGACCGGGGCCGACGTCGCCAAGCCCGTCAGCCTGGATATCAGCGGCGTGCAGACCCTGCGGCTGGTCGTGACCGACGGGGGCAACGGCATCACCAACGATCACGCCGACTGGGCCGACGCGCAGGTGATGTGCAGCGCGACTCAGCCTTCCGGCGAGAAGTTTCTGAGCGACCTCACACCGGTTTCGGCGGTCAACGGCTACGGCCCCTACGAACTGAACCGCAGCAACAACGAGCGGGCGGCTGGAGACGGGCACATCCTGACTCTGAACGGCACCTCGTACCCCAAGGGGCTGGGCGTGCATGCACAGTCGCAGCTGGTGTACGACCTGGGCGGCACCTGCTCGTCCTTCAGCGCCGAGGTGGGCGTGGACGACGAGGTGGGCACACGCGGCAGCGTCGTGTTTCAGGTATTTGCCGACGACATCCCGCTCTTCGACAGCGGTATCCTGACCGGCCCAGACCCGACCCGCTCGGTCAGTGTCGATATTTCCGGCAAGAAGCTGCTGAAACTGGTCGTGACCGATGGGGGCAACGGCATCACCAACGATCACGCCGACTGGGCCAATGCCAAGGTCGGCTGCTCGGTGGTTCAGTCTTCGGTGGACAGCGTGACGGTCAGCCCCGCGACGGTCGCCATGAGCCAGGGCGGCAGCCAGCAGCTCACCGCCGAAGTGAAAGGCAGCGGGTCGTTCGATCCGGGCGTCACCTGGAGCACCAGTAACGCGCAGGTCGTCTCGGTCAGCAGCACCGGCCTGATCAATGCGCTCGCGCCCGGCACCGCTGCCATCACCGCCACCTCGACGTCGGACGCCAGCAAGTCGGGCACCTCGCAGATCACCGTGAGCGCGGTGTCGATGCTGCCACCGGGCGGCATCCTGATCAATTTTCAGCCCGCCAGCAGCGCCGTTCCGGTTGGCTACACCGCCGATACCGGTCTGCCCTACAGCGATCAGCGCGGCTACGGCTGGGTGCGCGAGGACAGCCTGGGCAGCAATCCGGCGGTGCCGCTCGACATCAGCCCGAATACCCGTGACCGGGCGCTGGTGGGCATCGATGCGCGGTTGAATACCTTCGTACACATGCAGTTTCCCAGCAACGTCAGCAGCACGACGGCCGTAAGGACGCCCGCCGCGTGGGAATACGCGCTGCCAAACGGCGTGTACAGCGTCACGGTCAGTGTGGGCGACAGCAGCAACTCGGTGGACAGTTCGCACCTGATCAATATCGAAGGGCAGCTCGCCATTCCCGCCTTTACGCCGATCCTGTCGAAGAAGTTCGTGGCGGCCACCCTGCGGGCCAACGTGACCGACGGCAAACTCACCATCGACGCACGCGGCGGCACCAACACCAAACTCGATTACGTGATCATCCGGCCCGGCAATCAGCCGAGCATTCGTTCGAGCAGCCCGCAGGACGCACAGACGATGGTACCCACCACAGTGTCTCTGACGGCAGACGTGAACCTGCCCAACAGTGCCATCGATCTGGCGACCCTCACCCCTTCGTCGGTGAAACTGACTGACGCTGGAACCAACATCGCCATTCCGGCCTCGATCAATACGTCGGGCGGCGGCGACGCGATTGTGCTCAAGCCCAGCTCTCCGCTCGACGCCAACACCAAATATGTCTTCGAGATTACCAGCGACCTCAAGGACACCACCGGGGCCTCGTTCCTGCCGCTGCGCTCGACCTTTACCACCGGCATGAGTACCACCGGCAGCGGCGTGGCCTTCGAGCAGTTGACACTGCCGACGGTGCCTGCCAAGCCGTATACCTCGCTGGAAATCGGCCCCGACAATCAGCTGTACGCCGCGACTCTGACGGGCGAAATCCTGCGCTTCGGCATGTTCTCGGACGGCACGCTGTCGGCTCCGCAGGTCATTACCTCGGTGCAGACCGCCAACGGTGGCCCGCGCACCATCATCGGCATGAAGTTCGATCCGGCCTCGACTGCCGACAACCTCATCCTGTGGATCAGCAACAATTACTTCTGGGACGGCAGCAGCGACGCGCCCGACTGGAGCGGCAAGATCACCCGGTTGAGCGGCCCGAACCTGGAAAACGTTCAGGATTACGTGGTCGGGCTGCCGCGCTCGATCCGCGATCATCAGACCAACAGCGTGTCGTTTCATGCCAGCGAGCCGAACGTGCTGTATGTGCTTCAGGGCAGCAATACCGCGATGGGTGCGCCCGATACCGCCTGGGGCAACCGCCCCGAGCGCCTGCTGAGCGGTTCCATTCTGCGGATCGACCTGAGCAAGATCACCTCGCCGCCGCTGAACGTCAAGACCTCGGAGGGCGGTCTGTACAATCCCTACACCGCCGACGCCCCGCTGAGCATCTATGCCAGCGGTATCCGCAATGCATTCGACATGGTGTGGCACAGCAACGGGCAGCTGTATGTGCCCGCCAACGGTTCGGCGGCGGGCGGCAACACGCCGGGCACACCGGCCACCCTGCCCGCTTCGTGCAGCACCCGCCCCGATGGCCCGTATACCGGCCCTGCGGTGCCCGCCCTCACCAACATCGGGGTCGAACACGATTTCCTGTTCCGGGTGACGCAGGGCGGCTACTACGGTCATCCCAACCCGGCACGGTGCGAGTGGGTGATGAACGGCGGCAACCCGACCACCGCCACCGATGTCGGAGAGGTGCCCGAATATCCGGTGGGCACGCTGCCAGATCGCAATTACCGGGGCTTCTCCTACGACTTCGGAGAGCACGCCTCGCCCAACGGGGTGATCGAGGAATACACCACGTCTCAGACCTCGGCCCTACGGAACAAACTGCTGGTGGTGCGTTACAGCGCGGGCAAGGACATTATCGTTCTGACACCCGGCGGCCCGAATCTGGATATCGTGTCGGCCCAGACCTACGTGACCGGCCTGAGCAACTTCAACCCCAGCCCGATTGACCTGTCTGAAGACCGCACCACCGGACACATCTACGTGGCTCAGCTCGACGAGATTACCGGCAGCGGCACCATCACGCTGGTTCGCCTGAAGTAA
- a CDS encoding WD40 repeat domain-containing protein — protein sequence MPAHFMFRRWPAAPSLLRLTCALVLGSVWPASQALQPSALSTPLTAPENIALGTPVGATGLQGTIAQALTLRLGGGYAGPLVYSADGTLLAVGSGSGQTTLVQMPGRRVLMRLNQAAAVTALAFSPGGQMLATTGADGQVRLWDVPTGDLRATLKVGTYYLTSVTFSPDGQMLATGSGDNTALSGEGNSVRLWDVASGTLIATLLGHTDVVTSVAFSPDGTLLASASRDRTARLWNVAQRRELRTLRGHGDYLSAVAFSPDGTQLATASWDASVKIWSVPDGSVLQTLLGHAGPALSVAYSPDGQAIASGGDDRQLLIWNAATGQRIHTLTGHVGMIGSVAFSPQMQVLASSGGADQTVKLWAWR from the coding sequence ATGCCCGCTCACTTTATGTTCAGGCGTTGGCCTGCCGCCCCGTCCCTGCTCCGGCTGACGTGTGCGCTCGTGCTGGGCAGCGTGTGGCCCGCCTCGCAGGCTCTACAGCCGTCTGCGCTCAGTACGCCGCTCACTGCCCCGGAAAACATTGCTCTGGGAACCCCTGTCGGGGCAACAGGTCTACAGGGAACCATTGCCCAGGCACTGACGCTGCGGCTGGGCGGCGGGTATGCTGGGCCGCTGGTCTACAGCGCCGATGGGACGCTGCTGGCAGTCGGGTCGGGCAGCGGTCAGACGACGCTGGTGCAGATGCCGGGTCGCCGCGTGCTGATGCGGCTGAATCAGGCGGCAGCCGTCACGGCGCTGGCCTTTAGCCCGGGCGGTCAGATGCTCGCCACCACCGGGGCCGATGGTCAGGTGCGGCTGTGGGACGTACCCACCGGCGACTTACGCGCCACGCTGAAGGTCGGCACGTACTACCTGACTTCGGTGACGTTCAGCCCAGACGGCCAGATGCTCGCCACAGGAAGCGGCGACAATACCGCGCTGTCGGGCGAGGGCAACAGCGTCAGGCTGTGGGACGTGGCGAGCGGTACTCTGATCGCCACGCTGCTCGGTCATACCGACGTGGTGACATCGGTGGCGTTCAGCCCCGACGGAACGCTGCTCGCCAGTGCCAGCCGCGACCGCACGGCCCGGTTGTGGAACGTCGCCCAGCGCCGCGAACTCCGGACCCTGCGGGGCCACGGCGACTATCTGAGCGCGGTGGCATTCAGCCCCGACGGAACCCAGCTCGCCACTGCCAGCTGGGACGCCAGCGTCAAAATCTGGTCAGTGCCTGACGGGAGCGTTCTTCAGACGCTGCTGGGTCATGCCGGGCCTGCGCTGTCGGTCGCGTATTCGCCAGACGGTCAGGCCATCGCCTCGGGGGGAGATGACCGCCAGCTTCTGATCTGGAATGCGGCGACTGGTCAGCGGATCCACACCCTGACCGGGCATGTCGGCATGATCGGCAGCGTGGCGTTCAGCCCGCAGATGCAGGTACTGGCATCGAGCGGGGGAGCCGACCAGACGGTGAAACTGTGGGCATGGCGCTGA